The nucleotide window GTAATAATTAATTTGTGCAGTTTTCAAATCGGATTCCGCAGTAATTACATCTAAGAAAGCTTTCACACCCGAGCGATATTGTAATTGAATAATATCATATACCTCTTGCGCTAATGCTAAATTTTCTTCTAAACTTAAATAATGATTTAAGCTTGCTTTATAATTTGATATTGCAGTTTGATATTCTGTATTGATGAAATATTGATAACTTAAAATATCATTGTCCACCTGATCAATTAAAAACTCCGCTCCTTTAATTTGCTGTGTTCTTTTTCCTCCCTGAAAAATTGGATAGGAAAGTCCAATACCAATATAAGCACTTGGATAAGCTGTAGAATACACTTCGGAAAATTGATTATTCAGATAATTCAAATTATAATTTCCAAAGGCATAAACATCCGGCAAAAAGCTCCATTTAAAATAACTCAGATTATATTGTTGTAATCTTCTTTGCGTTTCCAATTGTTGAATTTCTATACGTTGTGCATATTCTACACTATGTGTTGTATCAATATAGATTTCATTCCGCATTGCCACAGTATCAAATGCTAAGGTGATATTATCTGAACCGGAATAACCCATCAATTCTTTCAGATATACTTTCTTTGATTTTAATCTTTCTTCAATAAACACTTTCTGTGATTTCGAATTATTCAAAGCGATGGTTGCTCTTTTATAATCTGTTTTATCTACAATTCCACTTTGATATTGATAATAAGCATCGTTTACACTTTGCGTATTGCGAATA belongs to Bacteroidota bacterium and includes:
- a CDS encoding TolC family protein, producing the protein MNFRSYKYIDFKKIIGLFIVISISSCFLIAQENNVKDLQEPLTIEECIQFALQNNPQIQNATLNEAYVETTIKSKLSEWYPQVGLNYNLQHNFLLSSTDFNGNVVQIGSENTSGLLLNATQTIFNQDVLFASQSADDIRIASQQQTSAQKIDLAVEVSKAFYNIILIEQQNKVLAEDIIRNTQSVNDAYYQYQSGIVDKTDYKRATIALNNSKSQKVFIEERLKSKKVYLKELMGYSGSDNITLAFDTVAMRNEIYIDTTHSVEYAQRIEIQQLETQRRLQQYNLSYFKWSFLPDVYAFGNYNLNYLNNQFSEVYSTAYPSAYIGIGLSYPIFQGGKRTQQIKGAEFLIDQVDNDILSYQYFINTEYQTAISNYKASLNHYLSLEENLALAQEVYDIIQLQYRSGVKAFLDVITAESDLKTAQINYYNALYEVLSSKLDVEQALGIIKY